TTCTGAATGTGAAAGCGCCTCAGgattttgttttccttgccGCTGTTGTCCACCTTCCAGGTGATGAAGTCCACCTTCTTCAGCAGCTTCTGCTCATGAAATTTGAGTTTACGAACCATTTTTATGTACTTTATtttgcaattcaattttttgtttacgaACTGCTCGCACATGGGCCGCGCAGTGTGACCAGAGTTCCAACAAAGCAAACAGCTGAGTTGTGCGTCTTCAAGCggcttttgtttaataaaatttaaggACAGTTTCTTAAAATTGTATCTGCTGCAATGGCAGCCTCAATGGATGAGGATATAACCGCAAACCCTCTGCCAAGCAGCGAAGAGGATCCCCTGGCCGAGGAGCGACTGGGTTTTGTGCGGGAAGTGGGCGCACAAGCTGTTTGGAGCCTCTCCTCTTGCAAGCCGGGTGAATTTTGGGCGTAACAACGTAATAACTACAAATTTTATAACATTCTTTGGCTTTCAGGATTTGGAGTAGAGCGTCTGCGAGATAACATCATGGATACTTATTGGCAGTCGGACGGTCAACTGCCCCACCTGGTCAACATACAATTCCACAAGCGCACCAACATCAGCCAGATTTACATATACACGGATTACAAGCTGGACGAGAGTTACACGCCCTCAAGGATCTCTATACGATCTGGAACGAACTTCAACGATCTGCAGGAGTTGCAGGTGATGGACCTCACCGAGCCCACCGGCTGGGTGCAGATACCCATAAAGGATGGGAACGTCAAGTCCATTCGCACCTTCATGCTGCAGATTGCAGTGATCTCGAACCACCAGAATGGCAGGGACACCCACATGCGCCAGATCCGCATCCATGCGCCTGTCGAGGGAAAACATTACCCGCTGGAGCTGTTTGGCAAGTTTGGCACGGTCGACTTTCAGAAGTTCGCCACCATTCGTTAGGGAATATCGGGAATACTTTGGATTTATcgaattcttttatttttatgtattattcGGGGTATATAACTGCTAAAATAcaacatttaaaacattacTTTAGTAATTGTATGCATATTTTTGGTGTTTCTAATTAAATGCCCGTCACTTGTATATATAATTcgattgcaaataaatatataccgTCGTCTAAGCTTAAGTACAAATTAACAAACACAATGGAAGTGTAAGAGTTATTATTGTTACGGTTTTATCGCgatacaaatgcaaaatgtgaaaatggaACGCCAACGAAAGTGTGCGAGAATTATTGCAtcgtttttttgtgtttttcttgtgTATGTATTATGTTGCACTATCCCGAGGATTGTCGTTAATGATTGGTGATTATGTGTTCGATTTCTTCGCAGCCTTCAGCGTCTTATAGTGATCCTTCTCCTCGCCGTTTTCGGGTGGCTCGCACTCGTAGGAGGCCTTCATTAAAAGATCCTCGTCCAGCACCTCCGCTTTCAACAGGTAGGACACCACACTGGCCAACTGTCCGTAGGGACAGACCTGCCGCTGCCATTTGCCAAAGTTCCGAAGCTGGGTGCCCAAATGAAGGCACTTCTCAAAGTTGATGTTTCCGTTGTCCAATCTGCAAAcggatttggatttgtttaatttctaaCATGGGTCATTTATGCAACCGCAAACTCACTTCGTTTCATGGCTCTCGTTAATGGCATGCAAATCTTTGAGAAACAGCGAGAAGAACGGGATAATGGCACGCTCAATTTCGTTGGCCCTTTCTCTTTCCGAACGCCAAATAGCTGCCTTCATGGTGGATCGGTAGTTAAGAAAGTTCGAACTGGGATCCATTTGATGCTCCAAGCCCTCGAACTTCGTCGTCTGCACCTTGGCCCACtacaaacaataataataatagtaaaaacAAACTGCTTGCGTTTAACTCATGAATACTCACCGTTTTCTTCAGGCGAGCTACGGCAGTCAGGTTTAATGCTGTTAGAATGGCCATCAAGCTGTTGAAGTTGCCCGTGTTAAAGCATTCCAGAGCCGTTTCAACCC
This sequence is a window from Drosophila teissieri strain GT53w chromosome 2R, Prin_Dtei_1.1, whole genome shotgun sequence. Protein-coding genes within it:
- the LOC122614587 gene encoding anaphase-promoting complex subunit 10, which translates into the protein MAASMDEDITANPLPSSEEDPLAEERLGFVREVGAQAVWSLSSCKPGFGVERLRDNIMDTYWQSDGQLPHLVNIQFHKRTNISQIYIYTDYKLDESYTPSRISIRSGTNFNDLQELQVMDLTEPTGWVQIPIKDGNVKSIRTFMLQIAVISNHQNGRDTHMRQIRIHAPVEGKHYPLELFGKFGTVDFQKFATIR